In Xenorhabdus griffiniae, the genomic window AGCAACAGCGTGGCGCGCTCATCACCGGCAAGTTCTCCACACATGCCCGTCCATTTACCTTCTGCGTGTGAGGCATCAATAACCTGCTTGATTAAGCTCAACACTGCTGGTGACATTGGGTTGTAGAGATGAGAAATCAGCTCATTACCACGGTCTACCGCAAGAGTATACTGAGTTAGATCGTTTGTCCCAATACTAAAAAAGTCAACTTCTTTTGCAAGATGATGAGCAATGGTTGCAGCAGCAGGCGTTTCAACCATGATGCCAACTTCAATCGATTCATCAAATGCTTTGTTTTCATTGCGTAATTGCTCTTTGAGTAACGCAAGCTCAGTTTTCAATTCCCGTATTTCTTCAACAGAAATAATCATTGGGAACATAATGCGCAGTTTACCAAATGCAGAAGCTCTCAGGATAGCACGTAATTGAGAATGTAAGATCTCTTTACGGTCAAGGCAAATACGGATCGCACGCCAGCCAAGGAATGGGTTCTCTTCTTTTGGCAGATTCATGTAAGGTAAATCTTTATCGCCACCAATGTCCATTGTACGAATAATGAAGGCTTGATTACCAACTGCTTCTGCCACTGCTTTATAGGCCTCAAACTGTTCATCTTCGGTCGGCAGAGAATCACGATCCATAAACAGAAATTCAGTACGGTATAAACCAATACCTTCGGCACCATTGCGTTCAGCGCCAGCGATGTCACGTACCGTACCGATATTGGCGCAAACTTCAACTTGATGTCCATCCAACGTGATGGCCGGTAAGTCTTTCAGCTTCGCCAGTTCGGTTTTTTCTGTCAGATACTCACTTTTCGCGGTTTTTAGTTTCTCGATTTCGGTATCAGATGGGTTCACATAAATGTGATTATTGACGGCATCCAGAATCAGGTAATTACCATTTTGGATTTGCCTGGTCGCATTGGTTGTACCAACAATCGCTGGTAATTCCAGAGAGCGAGCCATAATGGACGTGT contains:
- the ptsI gene encoding phosphoenolpyruvate-protein phosphotransferase PtsI; translated protein: MISGILVSPGIAFGKALLLKEDPIIINHKKIIPEQVEQEISRFKQGRDKSSAQLEIIRETAEKNLGAEKAEIFEGHIMLLEDEELEQEIITLIKKNLLTADAAVHSVIEDQANALEELDDEYLKERAADVRDIGKRLLKNILDMPIIDLGSIEEEVILVASDLTPSETAQLNLDKVLGFITDLGGRTSHTSIMARSLELPAIVGTTNATRQIQNGNYLILDAVNNHIYVNPSDTEIEKLKTAKSEYLTEKTELAKLKDLPAITLDGHQVEVCANIGTVRDIAGAERNGAEGIGLYRTEFLFMDRDSLPTEDEQFEAYKAVAEAVGNQAFIIRTMDIGGDKDLPYMNLPKEENPFLGWRAIRICLDRKEILHSQLRAILRASAFGKLRIMFPMIISVEEIRELKTELALLKEQLRNENKAFDESIEVGIMVETPAAATIAHHLAKEVDFFSIGTNDLTQYTLAVDRGNELISHLYNPMSPAVLSLIKQVIDASHAEGKWTGMCGELAGDERATLLLLGMGLDEFSMSAISIPRIKKIIRNTNYDDAKALAEQALTQPTAKELMDLVDTFTREKTLC